A stretch of Chromatiales bacterium 21-64-14 DNA encodes these proteins:
- a CDS encoding 3',5'-cyclic-AMP phosphodiesterase produces the protein MLARPKTRPFPSSSRGELAVSYTGRTPAVSDRFSGCPADSVRVLQFTDTHLYRDADRTLLGLNTQQSFEEVLVRARAQHWPADLVLATGDLVHDHSLEGYQRLRETLATLGVPGYWLPGNHDDPRLMRAALQRSGASDPRSVRVKGWQIILLDSHLEGSDAGRVAPAELERLEEDLERFSDHHALVCLHHPPVLIGSRWMDAIGLQNAEELLALLDRHRQVRAVLWGHIHQEFLGERRGMLLLGTPSTCFQFKPNRADFEVDSEPPGYRWLVLHADGRVETGVERLADFPVEINMASTGY, from the coding sequence ATGCTTGCGCGGCCGAAGACAAGACCATTTCCCTCATCCTCGCGAGGAGAGTTGGCTGTGTCCTATACGGGCCGCACCCCTGCTGTTTCTGACCGGTTTTCCGGCTGTCCCGCCGACAGCGTCAGGGTCCTCCAGTTCACGGACACCCATCTCTACCGCGACGCTGACCGGACGCTGCTCGGTCTGAATACTCAGCAGTCGTTTGAGGAAGTGCTGGTCCGCGCCCGGGCGCAGCATTGGCCGGCGGATCTGGTGCTGGCCACCGGCGACTTGGTGCACGATCATTCCCTGGAAGGTTACCAACGCCTGCGCGAGACCCTCGCCACCCTGGGCGTTCCCGGTTATTGGTTGCCTGGTAATCACGACGATCCGCGGCTGATGCGCGCCGCCCTGCAGCGCAGCGGTGCCAGCGACCCGCGCAGCGTACGCGTCAAAGGTTGGCAGATCATCCTCCTGGATTCCCACCTGGAAGGCAGCGACGCAGGCCGCGTCGCCCCCGCGGAATTGGAACGTTTAGAGGAAGACCTGGAGCGTTTTTCGGACCACCATGCCCTGGTGTGTTTGCACCATCCGCCGGTGCTCATCGGTAGCCGCTGGATGGACGCAATCGGCCTGCAGAACGCCGAGGAGTTGCTCGCGCTCCTCGACCGTCATCGCCAGGTACGCGCGGTGCTGTGGGGCCACATTCACCAGGAATTCCTGGGTGAGCGACGCGGCATGCTGCTGCTCGGTACGCCGTCTACATGCTTCCAGTTCAAGCCGAACCGTGCCGATTTTGAGGTGGACTCGGAGCCTCCCGGTTACCGCTGGCTGGTGTTGCATGCCGACGGGCGCGTGGAGACCGGGGTGGAACGGCTGGCGGACTTCCCGGTGGAGATCAACATGGCGTCTACCGGCTACTGA